AATAGAAACACGTGTGGGAAATCTTCGCTAAATAATGagctacaccccctgtcaaaagttttgagacactttctcattcaaataaattagaacccgtctcaaaacttttgacagggggtgaaCTTGGCTTCACTCTAACAGATTTTTCAGAAACGTCCAACAGTAGTAGAAGGTCTGATTAGTTTTCCGTGTGGCTTGCTGTTAAGATTTGCATAttaatgagcaaaaaatgtgaaacactTTTGTGAAATGCAGTTAAACTGTCTCCTGTTAGTGATAGCACAAAGATAATCCTGATCTTAAGAACCACTTATCTACTACAGTGATGTGACTGTCAGCAGTTCTGTCTTTTGAGCCTCTTAAAattgtttttccagtgtttccaGTGTGTTTAAAACGGCATCGACCTCTCCTTCCAGGTCGGCTATTACCACTTTGCTCACTCGTTTGTTCGAGGAAACTGGAGAAACGAAGCAGAAAGCTCTTTTGCTCTTCTGGCCAAGTCGTGTCATGACATCGACCTGATCCATCACTGGGTGGGAGATCGCAGGTAAACAGCAAGTCAATCATCAACTCCAggcgtgtttttgttgtttagaaGGAAGAGTTTGATTCTGCACAAAGCTGGTCAGCTGATCACTGTGACATAAGTGTGTTGATTGTTTGGACGCCTGAATCCGGATAAACAGAAAGCCACGCTGCTTTTATTGGGCCACATGGAGATAGACATGTTTGCCGTCTGTCCTTGCTGTTTTTCTGAGGATCAATCATTAACGTGGAGGTTGTACTTGGCAGGTGTGTGAAAGTGTCATCGTTTGGGTCCGTTAGCCACTTCCAAAAAAAGCACAAGGTATGTAGTCCAAGTCCAGCTCAGTCATCGTTattattaaaggaaaaaacaggtttatggttgttttttccaataattttaaTCATGAAAAGTGCTGTGAATCCATAAAGGCTTCatgaaatgatgttttaaagGATGTGACTCCACTTAAAGATCCCTTTGATGGctacatctgtattttttcactTCATATCTTGAGTTAAAACTACGTGCCTCTGTTCAGAAACACACTGTTTATAGGACTGTTTGCTTCCATTTTATTCTCCtagaaaatgcacattttacatttatgctTATACTTTTTCTACTCATTTTTCTGCTTATgtttatctacatttttttcGCCGTATGTATTTCTAAGACTTTGAATTGACATGTTTTTAGCATAGTTAAAATCGATGCAGAGGTTTTTGCAGAAAGATTTTCTATTTGTGGATAATGAACCAAGGAACATGAGACATCTGCTGACTAATCTTGACCAGACAAATGTGCAGAGCGGTTCATTTGAGTGCTCTCACAGATAAGTAGAGTTGTGTATCATTGTTTGTATTTCTAAGACGTTGAACGGGAGCAGTTTTCCCTcagagatcaataaagtatatCTGATTCAGAAATATGaatataaaatcatttttgtcaGCCAACAGGTGCTTCAGATCGCTGCCTCGACTGTCCGATAGAAGAAAAGTGCCCGTACTCAGCACGTAAAATCTACCTGAACAGCGTGAAACGGGTGAACACTTTGTTTCCACCGTTTATGCACTTAAACCACCTGTGAGCACAACTCTTTGCTTCTTGCACACACTTCTATACCgtatgtgtgcatctgtgtgtgcttTAGGGTCACACCGGCTGGCCAGTGAGCGTCATCTGTCCGAGCTCGTCCCCAGACGTCGAGTCGGTAACCGAGGCGCTGAGGACCGGACCGTACGGCCGCTGTGTCTACGAGTGTGACAACGACGTCTGCAGTAACCAGGTTAGACGACACACTCAGGACTTTTCTCCACCCCACAATGTCCACATCTGTCCTTGTTAATTTTTATCAAGGAGATCATACATAGTCCAACACTGACATCTAGTTCAAATtgtcaaaatattacacatatctatatacaccccctgtcaaaagttttgaaacgggttctactttatttgaatgagaaagtgtcctaaaacttttgacagggggtgtgtAGGAGCAGATTTGGAATTACTGTAATTATATTGGTGTCAGTACTCGCAATTGATTGTCAATTTTGCCTATAAAAGGTAGGAACCTTTGTGGCTAGGTAGAGTTTCCAGTCGGAAGGGACAAATCAGTTTTTGACCGCGGAATGCTGTACGTGGAATGCTGTACACGGAATGCCGAACCGTGAAAGACAACCTATGAATGGGAGCTTGTGCGCTTTGGAGCTTTTTGGAAAGCCAATAAAGACACTGTGTGGAAGGCAAGTTAAAACGAGTTGGACATTCATTTATTAGTACGGATATTAAGCGTGTCAATTACGTTTTTATGATTCCCGGCTGGGCGCTCTCAGTGGCTTAAAGCCTTGGCTTAGCCCCTTTAACAGGGTGTATAGCTGTATAGTATCACCCAATAGTCTAAGATCTGTTTCAGTGAATGCTTAGTCTTGCTGAGCATTTTCAGATTCCCAGAAATGTTTTCGTATTCCCAGTCAGAAgcctttgtttgtgtgttctgtttgtgcagATTGTTAACATGGAGTTTGCAGGAGGAGTGACGGCAGCTTTTTCCATGGTGGCGTTCACAGAGGAGCTTTGCAGACGAAAAACCACCATCTATGGCAGCAAGGTACGGATGATTGAGGCAAATAATTCTATATGAACCCAAGTGTGTATACATTGAAGAAAGGATGGGGTCACAGTGGAAAAGTTGTTTTGTATTGGCATTTCTAATGTCAAATGAAATGTCATCACCTGTATAAAAGATAACAGgaacaaccaaagtgagagctgtgtatttccagaagacctaaaAGAAATCtttgaaagaaccaaaatgcacgACTGTTTTTGTGATAAAATTCTGAGCTCTAGGAGTcgctggaaactcaagactttGCGAATGTCTGTAAACTTTCTATCACAGTCTTGTCCGCTGTCTAATGGCCGGCGTGTTCACAGGGAGAGCTGTCATACGACGGTAATGAGATCCGCGTGTTCGACTTCCTGACCCAGAGATCAGAGACCCAGAGAGCCATACAGCACACGGTAGTCGGTAAAGCTAACAGGACGTTTAGCATGGCGGGACACGCTGCAGCCGACTACCACCTCATTCATGcctttatttctgctgtggCGGTGAGTGCTTATGAACGCTGAAGAAACGTACTGTCAGAAGTGTTTGTGGACGGTTGAGTTGTTTATTATGAAGAAACTGTATGAATATTATCTCTGCTGGGTATGTTGTATTTACATGTGAATCTGTGCTGGGATGACTGATTAGCcgtggtgtttgtttttgtgaacgCAGAACAACGATCCGTCCCTGATCCGGTCGGGTCCGGAGGAGACGCTGCTGAGCCATCTGCTGGTGTTTGAAGCGGAGCGTTCGCGACTGGAGGGCAGAGTGGTTTACTGTGAGGACAGAAAGCCCAGCTAGGGGACCGGCAAGCATTCTGAGCAGATTAGAGATAAAAATCTAACTTTAAAATGATATCCAAATCACTGAAGAGGCTTTTAAACTGATAGATAAAGGAGAAAATTTGTGTAGTGTGTAATTGTTTCAGTATCGTCTGTGACGGTACTAAAGTGAGGCGTTGTACTCTCAATAACTTGATGATTAGTCGTTCAGTCGTGTTTTAATACGTTTCTGTAAATGCTCACGCCAGTTGATCtgtcacagatttgtgaaaCTCTCAGGGCTACAGTAGATATAAATATAGTGCCTATTAAAGGGCCATATGATAAAATATTCACCTCCCtttgaacttttttctttttattactttttaatatatatctggattcatttaatttttgataaatatttacaaaatgcaGATGTCTGCAAAGTGATGCCAATgtcaatgaaaaatataaaattggTGATTGAGTATTAATCGCCCGCTTTCACTCAGTATTCAGTAGATTCACCTTCAGCCACAACATCTGGACGCTGTAGTTTgacctccttcttcttctcaggCTCTGTCCGGTTGCACAGAAATCATGAGTAAAACGTCCTTTTCAACCTCAACCACAACTTTTATCGTCCACCTCTTCAAGCCTTTCAAAGAAGCATCcccacgtcatgatgctgccaccaccatgcttcatcatgaggCTGtgaccaccatgcttcatcatgatgctgcctccaccgtgcttcgtcatgatgctgccaccaccgtgcttcgtcatgatgctgcctccaccgtgcttcgtcatgatgctgcctccaccgtgcttcgtcatgatgctgcctccaccgtgcttcacgtcatgatgctgcctccaccgtgcttcacgtcatgatgctgcctccaccgtgcttcacatcatgatgctgccaccaccgtgcttcacatcatgatgctgccaccaccgtgcttcacatcatgatgctgcctccaccgtgcttcatcatgatgctgccaccaccgtgcttcgtcatgatgctgcctccaccgtgcttcacgtcatgatgctgcctccaccgtgcttcacatcatgatgctgccaccaccgtgcttcacatcatgatgctgccaccaccgtgcttcacatcatgatgctgcctccaccgtgcttcatcatgatgctgccaccaccgtgcttcacatcatgatgctgcctccaccgtgcttcatcatgatgctgccaccaccgtgcttcgtcatgatgctgcctccaccgtgcttcgtcatgatgctgcctccaccgtgcttcgtcatgatgctgcctccaccgtgcttcgtcatgatgctgcctccaccgtgcttcgtcatgatgctgcctccaccgtgcttcgtcatgatgctgccaccaccgtgcttcgtcatgatgctgccaccacctgcttcgtcatgatgctgccaccaccatgctttacatcatgatgctgccaccaccatgcttcactgttggTGGGTTTGTTACGATGTGTAGTATTTGGTGTCTAACCTGAGAGCAACAAAGCTCAGGTTTGGTCTCGTTACCAAAGAACGTTCTTCCAGCTGACTTCAGAGTCCTCCATGTGTCTTCCGGTAAACCAGTCGAGACGTCACAAGAGTTTTTTAGAGCAGAGCAGGTTTTCTCTTTGCCATGAAGATCTGAGTGATGAAGAAAAGGCAACAGTTGCACGCACAGTTTCTCCCATCTCAGTTGCTGAAGCTTGgagctccttcagaggagtcataggtgtcttggtggtcTTCCTCACCAATCTCTTTCATCTaccattgttctgtttttgaacATCCTGCCATATTCATTCCATTGAACAGTTCTCCATGGGATATTCAGTGACTGATCCTGCAGTGACGTTCTTATTGACCCTCTACTGAACCCACCAACATCCTTAATGAATTCAAACATCTACACCAGAGGTCATGAGTTTAAAAAGCACAGAGAGATCAATCGATGCAGAGACACTGAGACGGTAGCCGGCTAAAAATGTAGGGTACTTTCTCTAAATACAGTGATTCTGACTCATAATTCCACACTGTTTACTCTCAGAATTCTCAGAATAATTAATAGCTGCCAAAAGGAAAGCCTTCAGTTCTTGTCATCTTTAACCTtccatcttttaaacacaaggTGTCACTAGTTCCTTTTACCAGAAAAAGCAAGCAGCTTCAGCTTAGCAGCTGATTATTGTTGAATTAATTAACTACTGTaacaaaaaatgctgaaatatttgCTAGTAGTTTGATCATGCTTGAAATTTATGATCCAAAGTTGGGATCTAGTGActctttcacatttaaaatgcacACATGTGGGATGAATTATAAGAAAACGTGACATTTTTACGGGTTTGGAACGTTATTAAAAAGCAGCAATGTATGACAAATTGTagtttatttaatgtattttagaaATCAAGGCAAAATAAATTACCTTAGTGTTAAAATGGTTTTGTATTTACCCTttaatgcacaacatgggtaaaaaaaaatacccatattcaatggaatATGATGAATTTTAACTgtcttatgttgtttttttatgcatttttactgaaaatgcCATCTTCTTAGTAATCAATCTTGGCAGAAACATGGTTCTAAGAAACTTTTTGCATGTTTCCACTGGAATATTGACCATTGTGGCCAAAAGATCAGTATCTTTGTTCAGTGTGTGATTAAAATTTTTCTAGAAATGTTCAGATTCAAGGACGATTCTTCTTAGATTCTGCTATTATTGCTAGTACAGGAGTGCCTTCCGGTTTCCAAGGGACCTCTTTAAGACtttccattgaatatgggtAGCTTTTGACCCatcaaaaggttaaaaatggcCTATTTCAGGGCTTCAGTGTAAAGCTAACAACAATATTCAAGCTTAAACTGAACTGTTGTGTAAACGTTTTTGAATTTAATTTAGACTGGCACTTTTTATAGCACCCAGCTGTTGACTCTCGTGCTTCAGATGTTCCGGTTTACAACCATATTTTGGAAAAAACAGTGCACTCCTCTTGGAATTTGGCTTTATTTCTACAAGCATTTATGACCCTGATAAGCACTGAACAGGTAACTGCCGTACACGACGTCTTCTATGAGCAGCGTGACTCACATTGCATCACAATCAGCTAAGATAGCGCTCCAATTTTATCTCATTCCATCATTCAGGGAGGCGTCCTTAACTACCCTCCCAGCAAAACAATGTCAACAGCAGCACACAGTTGTTGGACCTTGCAACACATCAGGATGACTAACTGTGGATCCTGCAGTCCGTCCTGCTGCAGGGATCACgccgtgctgctgctgctgatgatgatgatgataatggcTGGACTGTCACGGCTGTGAGACGTTTGAAGAAGGGCGTGTGGAGAGAAGCGGAGGAATGACGAAACGATTGAATCACTGTGAAACTTTGACCGGGTGCCAGGATGGGATTAGAGCGGCGGTGGAGGATAGGCACTCCTTCAGGCAGAGCTCCATTTTCCACTTGATGTAACCTGCTGGGTGATTCTTGGAGCAGTTTCTGAATAAACACGTAGCTTCTGACGGAATGAAGCCTTAATAATACTGATTTTATGAACCTGTGAGGAGTTCGCTGATCCTGATTCCTCCACACCTGTACAAATATACCATATACTGATGGGTATGTTCAGTACTTTATGCACTAAGAACAGGATTCTCAGCTTTTTGCTCTGTATCATCACCTAGTAACTATCATTTTTGCActactgtgtgtgtatatatttcttTCTAGCTTGTACatatctgtatatattgtgttctatttatttgtattactacTATTTTTCCCCCTGTTCTTCTTTGTATggtttcttttactttctgattAGCAGGTTTGAGTTTTAGAAGTACTATTCCACCAAAATACTACATTCTGACTAGAAAGTTAAGGTTTTAAAAGTATTATTACATCCAAATACTATTTTCTGACTAGTGAGTTAAAGTTTTAGAAGTACTAATAcaccaaaatactactttctgacTAGAAAGTTAAGGTTttaaaaatactatttttaccaaaatactactttcttaTGAGTAAGTTCAGGTTTTAAAAGTACTATTCCAGCAAAATACTACTCTCTGACTATCAAGTTAAGGTTTTAAAAGTGTTAGTAcaccaaaatactactttctgaaGAGCAAGTTATGGTTTTAGAAGTGTTATTCCACCCAAGTACTACTTTTTGTTCTGCATTTTTCAACCCAAATACTACGTTCTGCATGTTGCACATATTGTCTgtattgtgtttctttgttatttatttttcatgctgCTATCAGTTGGTCCTGACAGTTTTAGGTCCAACGTTCAATTTGGTCCAGTGGGATTTATTTTTCtatgttaattaattaatgctgttttatctgatttcaaattaaaaatctgtatgtGGACAGTTGTagcattctctgctttttgctctTCTGTGCTTATACATTCCTTTCTAGCTTATAAATACCTGTTCTTCTTTCTATAGTTTCTTGTTTTATCATTGTTCTCTTTCCTTATTCCTAGGGTGGCTCCAGCACCCACATTCCTTGTATGTTCTGTACGTATTCGGCctttaaagctgattctgatcctAAAGCACAGGTCATATTCATCCACATAAAACGCCACATAACCGGCGACGTGCTCCAGGAGACGAGTTTGCAAactgagtcagcagctgtatttCTGAATGAGTCAGCCGGTCCACCACAGAGCCCTTTCGTTTCTCAGAGCCCAGCCCTCCAGCCTCCCTCACACTGGCAGCTTTACCTCACCACAGCATCACTTCCTCCCACTTCACCAGAGTGCGTCTGCAAATACCAGGCTGCACTCAAGTTTCCAAGGAAGTGATCGACCtctcatctgttttattttccctcTCTTCCCTTTAATTTTGCTTGAAGCCGTATTTTTTGTACATGTTGTGACTGGTGAGGCGTTGAACTGATCTAATAAGCCCCCTGATCCTCCAAGTCTTTTAACCTGCATGAATCACTGCCAGGAACAGACCTCCTACATCTGCTCTGGTTTTTTAACCTGCTTTTTGTTTCAACTGTTGTCGCGTCACAccgaggtttttttttcctccttacaCGACAGGCGTGTGTGAACAgggaagtggag
The window above is part of the Acanthochromis polyacanthus isolate Apoly-LR-REF ecotype Palm Island chromosome 6, KAUST_Apoly_ChrSc, whole genome shotgun sequence genome. Proteins encoded here:
- the zgc:154075 gene encoding putative oxidoreductase YteT isoform X2, with product MFEDWQSMLERDKFADAVLICTPDQLHKEPAVAFAKEGYHILLEKPMATTAEDCVAIVEACIQSGVMLSVGHVLRYDPLIRKIKELIDAGAIGDIIHIQHLEPVGYYHFAHSFVRGNWRNEAESSFALLAKSCHDIDLIHHWVGDRRCVKVSSFGSVSHFQKKHKPTGASDRCLDCPIEEKCPYSARKIYLNSVKRGHTGWPVSVICPSSSPDVESVTEALRTGPYGRCVYECDNDVCSNQIVNMEFAGGVTAAFSMVAFTEELCRRKTTIYGSKGELSYDGNEIRVFDFLTQRSETQRAIQHTVVGKANRTFSMAGHAAADYHLIHAFISAVANNDPSLIRSGPEETLLSHLLVFEAERSRLEGRVVYCEDRKPS
- the zgc:154075 gene encoding putative oxidoreductase YteT isoform X1, coding for MTSPVRVIVAGAGCRGELHSSYASIHPERMKVVAVADPRKFARTKLQKQHNIPDENMFEDWQSMLERDKFADAVLICTPDQLHKEPAVAFAKEGYHILLEKPMATTAEDCVAIVEACIQSGVMLSVGHVLRYDPLIRKIKELIDAGAIGDIIHIQHLEPVGYYHFAHSFVRGNWRNEAESSFALLAKSCHDIDLIHHWVGDRRCVKVSSFGSVSHFQKKHKPTGASDRCLDCPIEEKCPYSARKIYLNSVKRGHTGWPVSVICPSSSPDVESVTEALRTGPYGRCVYECDNDVCSNQIVNMEFAGGVTAAFSMVAFTEELCRRKTTIYGSKGELSYDGNEIRVFDFLTQRSETQRAIQHTVVGKANRTFSMAGHAAADYHLIHAFISAVANNDPSLIRSGPEETLLSHLLVFEAERSRLEGRVVYCEDRKPS